Below is a genomic region from Candidatus Woesearchaeota archaeon.
CGATAAGGTCCATCACGCCCAAGTCAAGCGCATAAGGCATTGCCACTACATCTCCGACTTCCCAGTAATTCGGAGAAGTTTCATTGCCAACAGCAAGAATAACAATCGGGTAAGAATAAAGCAATGAATTTCCAAAGGGATCTGAAAAATTAAATTTCAAATAAGCTGACAAATAGCCAGATGCAACTGCTGAAGTCTGCCATGAGCAGCTCCATTTTGAGCTTCCTAAATCAACACATGCGCCCGGCTCAGCTTCCCCTAAGCCGATGCCTGAAAAATTAGCATTTGCATTTAAATCCTTGTCTTCTGTTACATTAACAACAATAGTCAATAAATCCCCTGATTTTGTATAGTTATGGCTGCCCAAGGCATCATAGGATGATGCAATTATTGAATCAAGCGAAGGCGTTAATAAGTCTGCTTTTACTGTTCCATAAGTAAGGCCAGTGTAAGCATTGCCTGACCTGTCCTTTAAATCGCCGTAGATCAATATCTTGCCTTCAGCATTGTTTGCGAGCGTTGAAGTTATATTGTACCAATAGCAATTCCATGTTGATCCGGATACTGTGCAGTTGTTTGATTTTACAGACGCCCCCCCACCAATAGCGCTTAAGTCAAGATAAACAGCATCAATGCCGGACTCTGCTTCTGTTATTGTAACCTTCAATGTATTATAGCCGGAAACAACATAGCTCGTGCTGTTATGCATATTGGTTGTCCCAATGAATGTTACATCAGGAGCAGTATTATCAATCCCAAAAGTATATGTTATCTGCTCTGTCTTTGCATTGCCTGCGCCATCAACTGCTGTTACATTTATGACCTTAGTTGAATTTGCCGTTACAATCCTGCTGTTCCAATAGCATGTGAATGGCCCTGGCCCAGTGCAGCTGTCTGCTGTAACTGACGCAGCATAGCTTGGATTTATTTTCGACAAGTCAGCTGAAACAGTTGGAACTGTTCCTGAATCATCATTAACATCAACTGAGATGGTTGCTGAAATTCCTGCAGCAGGGATATAATAAACTGAAACATCATTGCTTTTTATTGCGAATGATGCTGCGTCAATCGTAGGCGCGCTTAAATCAACAGATAATGTCTTGCATGAAGCAGATGATGAAAAATTAAATTTGTCATAAGCAGTTATGCAGACTGAAACATCGCTGCTTGCTGCTGCCAGCTGCGAGGAATTAACGCCGAATGCGCCTGAAACAGCGCATAATGATGAATTCAGGATTATTTTCTGCAAAAACGCATTATTGCCGTAAACATCAATATTGTTTATCCCTGAGCATTTTCCGGAGCATGTTGAATCGGCGCATGCCGTGTCATTTATAGAATAAGAAAAAGAAACATTTGCTATTCCGACAGATGTCTGTGCTGCGCCAAAAGAGGAAATAATTGGAACTTGGTTGTCCACTGTTATCTGGGAAGCTTGTGTTGCCTGCGAAACATTAGCATCATTCCATAAATAAAGCGTTACAGTGTAGCTTTTCGGAGTTATCGGGAATTGTGTGGAAGAGTAGCTGCATTGGAACAGCCCGCCGCCTACATTAACACAATTTGAAAAATTGTCAGTTCCAAACCTGACCTGATTCGGGGTTATATCAGAATCTCCGTCAAGATCTGCCTGGGCGGTTATTAATGTTTTGTCATCTTGTCTTCTATATCCATTAACGCCATCCTTGCCGCTTATTGTATAAACAGAAAAGCTTGTTGCAATTGCATTTGCGCTGTAAACAGGGATGAGAATAATCAAAGCTATCATAAAAAGGGCAATCGAAACAATTTTCTTATTCAACATTTTATTTTTTACTCCCTGCTGAAAAGCGGCTCTAATTCAGGCCTTCTGTATTGCGCGCTATAATCAGATGTTTTGCCCATCTGCTCCAGATCCTCAATGTGCCTGAAGCTGTAAGGATCTGCCTGCACTATATAAAATGTCACAAGATTGCTGCTGTCAAGCGAAGCAGCATTCACATTCCACAGCCCTGTTTCATTATTGAGCATAAGGCCGCCTGCTGTTACGCCGTCTTCTGCTTTGAACTTAACTTCAGGGATCGTATATTCAATATCGTCATGAAATAATCCTCCGCTTTCCTTTCTTGTTTCCTTCGGTATTGTTATTGCATCGTATAATATATCGTTGACTGTAACTTCATATTTCCCCGGAATCAGGCTTATCTCAAATGTTTCACTGATGTTTTTTCTAAACTCAGATGCCTGCACAAAATCAACATCATATGCAGAATTAACTCTGCTGAGCACCAGGCTTGAAATTTCTTTATCCGACAGGCTTAAAGGATTTGTATTCAGCACCCAATCTCCGGCTGCATTTTTCCTAAGCACTTTCTTCTTTATTGTAAAGTTCAATGTCCTATAAGGCTCCATGGATATTTTAACTGCTTTGTCTTCATTAAGTTTTGTATCCAAAGCAGACAGAGGAGAGTAATAATTCTCTTTCGCAAATGAAACAAGCCCGCCTGTGCAAATAGGAAACTTTGCATTTAATATTCCGTTCTCATCTGTGCTTCCGATAAAGCATGCATTTTCACCGCAGCCATAGCTTATCTGGGCATCTTTCAAGGCGGCTTTTGTTTTTGCATCTGTAATATTCATCGTTATATTGCCCGAATTTCTCTGATTTTGATTGCAGAAAAGCGACTTGCCAACATCTTCCTGTTTTTGCGCCGTATAGCTTTCGTTGAATGCTGCATTATTTCTTATATTCGCTTCAAGAGCTATCCAGAAAGTATAGCCTCTTTTATTCAGGTCATTCGGGCTTTTGATTTCAACAACAACAGGGTAAGAAACATCATAGTAGAACTCATACTGCTGCATTCCGAAATTGAAGCTTTTAAAGCTGGTTGATGCTGATGCCGGAGTTATAAGCTCGCCTTCGCTGTTTATGTCAAAGTAAATCGGCCAGCCAAGGTAATTGAATCTGAATGAAAGGCCATTTGAAATTTCAGGAAGCACAACTTTATTGTAAAGCGCATCCTGATAGCCGCTGCCTGTTGTTATTCTTTTATAAGCCAGTGATTTATTGACCTGCATTAAAGGAATATAAGCCATTAGAATTCCTTCGATCTTGTTTTTTGTTTCTGTTTTTGTCCAATATGTGCTTGGGCCAAAATCAAACCTGTACTCAGATATTGTAGGAAGCTTTGACCTGTCAACATCTGAGAACGCTGAAATAAGATTCATCGTGTATCTCTCAAGATATCCGAAAACAGGCTCCATCAATGCCAAATTCATCGCAGCATCATAAACATTTTTTAAATTTACAGGGACTTTGGCATTAAAATGCTGCATTGCATTTGTTGTTTGCTTCTTGATTGTAAGAGGGTAATCAACTGCGATAATGACCTGGTCTGTTATCAGCACTTTTGCATCTGCATTGGCAGTCGGCGTTATTGTAAATTCCGGGCTGAATGTTTTGTAATTATTTAGGCATTTTGGGAGTTCCCTGTTCACATATCTTTCAATCTGGGCTTTTATTGAAGTGCTGCCTTCCTCAAGAGGAGGAATCTTGCCAAAGCTGAATCGGCAGTTGCCGGAGCATGCATTCGGAGAGGTCATATAATACCAGTAAGGGATCTTGAAATTGCTGCCAGGAGAAAAGGCAACTGCATCTGATTCTGTCGGGTTGTTTGTCATTATGAAATATTGCGTATTAAGCAAATAAGAATCATCTAAGCTGATATAGCCGCCATGCTTTCCTATTTCCACAACAGCCTCTTCACCCAGCTTTGCAATGCACGATTCAGTGAATGTCCTTATTGGCTCAAGCTCTGCAGGAATCTGGTCTATAGTCGGCTTGAATTCTTGTTTTTTTTGTCCGACAAAAATAAGAATCCCTGCTGCAATGACGATGATCAGGCCGATTATTATAAATACTGTTATCTGGGCCTTTCTGCCTGAAAAACCTCTTTTAATGGGCATTTTTAGTATTAGCGATAACCTTTAAGATCACTATATATAGTTTTCGGTTTTGGCTGGCTTTGATTTTCGTCACCAATATGCGGCGATGAAAAATGGAAAAGTATAAAAAGAAGTCAAATTAAGCAAAATAGAGGTGGGGTTTGATTGGCTAAAGTCAGTAAAAAAATATCTGAGAGTTTAAGTGAATATCTTGTTTTACCAGACTGGGTTAAGTGTAAACCTGCTGATGTTTCTCTGCAAACTAAACTTGGCGATTCTATTGAGTTGCAATATCCCTATATGACTGCAAGGATGCAGTGTGTTGTTGGCCCAGATATGGCTGTGGCGGCTGGAAGAAATGGCATATTAACTATGATTCCAAAAAGTTTGAGAGATGAAGACAAACAGGCAATTCTAGATGAAAACAAAAATGCACGTCTGCAGAAAGGCGACGTAGAATTTCAGGAAAACCCCGTGGTTGCGATGTACGACTCAACACTCGAAGATGTCATAAAGCAAGTTAACAGAACAGGACATTCCGTTATTCCAATCGTGGATAGAAAATCGAAGATATATGGGGTTTATATTCATGATCCTGATAAGCCTGCAGTTCCGCCATCTACTCCAATAAAAGAAGTAATGATTCCATTACGAAAGAGTTGCTCTAGAGGCATCCCGCATTTGGTAAACGGCGAAAATAAATGCAAGATAAAAGAGATTATTTCGAGAGAGGACAAAAAATTCCTCCCCATAGTAGATGTAGTAAAGGGAGATAAGATTCTAAATAAAATAGCTTTCTTGCAAAAATATGACACTAATTTTATCGGCATGTCAATAACGACAGGAAAAGATTGTAAAAAAGAAATTGAAAAATGGGGACCTTATGTTGATACTCTAACAATAGACTCTTCAAATGCTTGCTTCGATGATGCCATTAAAATTCTTAAATATGCTAAGAAGAGATTTCCCGACAAGCCATTCGGCGTAGGCAATATCGTTCAAGGAAAACATTTTCTAATATTTGCTGAGGCAGGCGCTGACTACATTTTTGGCGGCATGGGTGTGGGCTCTATTTGCAGAACAGGCAGCAAAAGAGGAAATGGCCGCGGCCAGTTTACTGTAGCAGAAGAACTTGCAGAAGCTAGAGACCGCTATTACAAAGACAAAAGAAGATATGTTCAGCTTGTAATTGATGGCGGCATTAAAACAGTTCTGGACATGACAGTTGCCCTTGCTTTTGCTGATTTCATTATGATGGGCAATTATTTCAACAGGTTTTATGAGGCTGCGGGAAATAAACTTGGCGAAGATAAAAATCTTACTTCTGAAGAAAATAGCATAAAGTATGTTGAAACATGGGGGGAAGGTCATCCAAAAGCTTGGCTTTTGGGTATGGCGGGGATGGGTTATGCAGAAGCTTATGATAAAACTAAGCTAAAAAACATTTCAAAGGCAGTAGAAAGATATTTGCATTCAAGCTTTGCAAGCTCAACAATTGAAGGAGTTACAGGTGTTGTAAAATACAAAGGTAGGTTGAAGCCTTGTGTAGAGTATGGCGCCCGCTATATAAGAACAACAATTGCAAATGCAGAAGCAGCAAATTTGGAAGAGTTTAGGCAATTGGCAGTGGTAGAGAAGGCCTCAAGAAAAACATTAGAAGATATGTATCCTCATGATATTTTATATGAAGATAAAGAAGAAAAAGAAACTTAAAATTAAAAATGCCAAACACAATCGTCGTAGGACTGCAATGGGGAGATGAAGGCAAGGCGAAAATTCTGGATGAGTTAGTCCAAGAAGCAAAACAGATCAACAATAAAAGAATATGGGTTGTGAGATTTCAAGGAGGCCCAAATGCAGGCCATACAATGTACATCCCTATGCCTGACGGCAAGCTTATACGATTTGTAGCTCATGCTGCACCAAGCGGCTTGACTAGTAATTCAGAAATAGGAATAGGCCCTAATGTTGCTTTTGACCCTGAAAGATTCATAAAAGAAGTTGAAGAAGCAAGAAGTGTATTTGGTTATAGTGCCGGAATTCATATCTCAGAGAGAACAGGAATATTGTTTGATTATCATAGAAAGCTAGATGCCTGGCAGGAGAGCTTAAGAACTGGCGATTCAAAGATAGGAACAACAGGTTCAGGAATTGGGCCTTTCTATATGGACAATGCTAACAGGGCAACAAGAATAACATTTGCAGAGTATGTAAGTGACAATTTCCATGATATATTATCAAAAGTCCTGGAACAAAAAAGCTATGAGCTAGTAGCAGCAAGAATATCCAGCTTGGTAACTGGCAAATATATTGATGAGTTGATTGCAGTACACGATCCTATACGAAAAGAATTAAGAAAATGTGCCTGTGAACTTGAATACAGATTAAGGGAAGCATTGGAAAAAGGAGAAAATATAATCCTTGAAGGAGCTCAAGGGTCAATGTTGGATATTGATATGGGAACTAATCCAGACCAAACTTCTTCTCACCTTTTAGCTACAGATCCACTAGGAGGGTTAGGCTTGCCGAGAAAGGCATTCAGGATATATGGCGTTGAAAAACTTTATCCCACAAGAGTTGGCGAAGGCGTTATGCCAACATTGGCAGAAGATGATTTTGGAATTGAAACCCAAAGAAATGCAGGAGAAGCCGGAGCCACAACAGGGAGAAAAAGAAGAGTGGGCTATCCTGATTGGGTTATAGTAAAATATGCTGCAATGATTAATGATATAGATGGAATTTATTTAACAAGGGCGGATAATGTACAGGATAAAAACATAAAAGTCTGCACAGCCTATGACGCCAATGGGAAAAGAACAGAAAAGGTTCCTTCAAAATTAGAAACCGTAAATCCAATTTATTCTAATAAAATTTACAGATGGCACTTATGGGATGGTCCATCTGATTTATCAAAGCCCGAAGAAGTTGACAAAGCGCTTCATGACAAAAGAGCAGCTTATGTTAAAGGCGGATGTGAAAGCCTTCCTAAAGATCTGAAAGAATACATTGTCGATCATGAAAGATATATCAAAAACCCCATTATCGGCATGTCAATAGGTCCGGCAAGAGGAGAAATAGTTAAACTATAACCCCGAAACATAAATATGTCAAAAACTGCCCATCATAGATGGGGCGGCATGTTGCTACGTTCATAATATCAGGTGGTTAATTGGAAATGTTCACATTTCAAATTTGCTCAAAAATGTTGCATTTTTGACATTTGAGCATGCTCAGAATTTTCCACATACGAAAAAGGTTGGCTTTCTGCCACCAGTCAAAGACTGGATGGAAAATTCTGACATTCATATAAAAACCCAAAATTCTCTGTGTCAATACTAACAGAAAATGTTGTTATTGTTAACAGAATAGTATGTTAAGATTAACGGAAAAATATGTTAATATTAACAGAAAGATTTAAATAGCCGGGCATCATAAGATAGAATATGACAAAAATGAAAAAGAATGAGATGTTTTCATATATCGGTGATTTTTTATCTGTTTTGTATTTTAAAAAGGATTTTTTAGATAAAATAAATAATGTCATATTGTTTGGCTCTGTTGCCAGAAAGGATTTTGATAAAGACAGTGATATTGATCTTTTTATTGATGTAAAGAATGTTGGAGAGATTAAAAAAATAGAAGAGCTTGTTGATTCGGCGCTCAACGAGTTCGAAATAAGAGCAAGGGAAGTCTGGCATATACGCAATATTAAAAACCCAATAAAATGCGTTATCGGGGCACTAAAGGACGAAAAGTGGAGGGAGCTTAAGAAGGAGATTCAGTCTTACGGCATTGTGCTTTATGGCAGCTTCAAAAGCGGTTATGAGAATCTTGAATCGCACAGCTTGTTCGAATACTCGCTTAAGGACTTCAAGCAGAAAGACAGGGTTGCTTTCTTGAGGAAGTTGGTAGGATATAAATCAAGTAAAAAGAAGAAAACATACGTTCACGAGGGGATGATTAAAAAAATAAACGGATTAAAGCTGGAAAATAACAACATAATAGTTCCATCAAAAGAAGCCGTTGTTGTGCAGAAATTTTTTACAAAGAAGAAAGTAACACCCAAGATTACAGAGATTTGGGTTAGAGAAAAATGAAAATTATCACAGCCCATCCGGCAAAGCTCTTCATCGGCATCATGTTCTCGGATAAGAAGCTCTATAGCAATGCTGTGAATGATCTAAAATCCAGATTCGGAGATATTGAAGCTGAAAGCCATGAATACGAATTCTCAAAGATAACCGATTACTATGCAGATGAAATGGGCAAGAGGATTTTAAAAAAATTTTTAGTTTTTAAAGATAAAATAGATAAAAACAAGCTAGCGGATATAAAACTTATTACAACAGAGATCGAAAAAAAATATTCAAAAAACAATAAAAGGCGGATTAACCTGGATCCTGGCCATTTAACAAGCAATGCCTTGGTTCTGGCTTCATTCAAGAAAGGGACAAATTACAAGGAGCAGATAAGCGAGAGGGTTTATGCTCATAAAGTGCTGGAATTCAAAGAAGGGAAAGCAATCGCATTCTGGCATACGTTTCCGGATTATAGAACCAAAGAAAACCAAGGGTTTTTTATACGTTTAGTTTTTTGAACACACAGATCTTACCCTGTTTCTTCCATCTTTTTTAGCTAAATAATTACCTAAATCTGCCGCTTCTTTCAATGCCTTGGCGTCATGCAAAATGTTTTCTCTTTTGCCATGGGGAGTGTAATATGTGTTTGTAGTTGCAACACCGATGCTGGCAGTTAATCCTTCCAGCCGTTGCGGCATCCCTTCTCTTTTCTCCATGGTCGGTATTGGCTCATAACTATTGAAAAATCCGTTGAATGTTTGTTCTGTTTTAAACCTCAGCCTTTCACCAACAATTAATGCCTCTTCAAATATTGTATTTGGTAAAACTACATAAAATTCTTCTCCACCTTCTCTGCCAGTCTGAGCTTCCATACTTATTTTTTTATCAATGGAGAATCTTTTTAACTTTTTATCAAGAAAAACATGATCATACCCCCTTAAATTATTTGGCAGTATTTCTTTTACTTTTTCAAGAACAAGATCTCCACATTTATGGCCATATATATCATTAACCAGTTTGAAGCAGTCTAAATCAAAGGCGATTAAAGAAACAGGAGCCACTATAATTTCTGATTCCTTGACTACAGCATCTAGATACATATTAAGATATTTTCTATTAGGAATGCCTGTTAAATAATCCTGAAATGCTGCGGTTTTTAAGACTTTGTTTTCTATTTCAAATGTTTTTTGTCTTTTTAATGATGTTTTATGGTGATCAACAATAAGATTATTTATGGCATCTATACCTTCTTGGCTCATGCCTAAGCTTATCGAGGTTGTTAAAATATCTAATGCCCTGTGAAAAGAATCGGCCTTATAATTAGCTAATATGTTCTCAATCGTACTTATTACCTTTTTTTCCTTGTCTATCAATACCATCTCTCCTATGTAGTTATCGCTACTATTTAAATCTTTCGGTTTTATTGTCACTTTTAAGTGGTTATTTAAAATAATAAAACTTTATAAACAAGCCTCTACAACAAAACTGCATGCTGATAAAGGCAAGAGTTGACTTCAAAAAGCCCAATTTTAAGGCGCTGAAAAGAAAGAAATTCACAGCTGTCGACATGCATGTTCATTCGCGCCATTCTGACGGCATAAACAAGGTTAAAAGCATTCTAAACAGGGCCAAAAAGCTCGGAATTGGAATCGCCATAACAGACCATAATGAAATTAAGGGCTCAATAGAAGCGCACAAAAGCGGAAAAGTTCTCGTCATTCCTGGCATTGAAACAAGCTCAAGCGAAGGCATTCATGCATTATTTTATTTCTATACGATAAAAGACCTTAAGGGTTTTTATAACAGCGTTGTTCTTCCGAACAAAGTGAGGAGGGACTTCTTTTTAAGAATAGGCATAAAGGATATCGTGAAGGCATCCTCTGAGTTCAAATGCATAATGGCAATTGCGCATCCTTACGCCCCCGGCTGGACAGCTATGTTTAATAAGGTTCACAGCAAAATTGTCAATAAAAAGCTGATAAACTGCTTTCACGCAGTTGAAGTTTTGGCTGCTTCGAATTTAAGAAAAAGAAACCTGAAGGCATTGGATCTGGCAGAAAAAATAAAAAAGCCGATAACTGCAGGATCAGACGCCCACACATTGAGGGAACTGGGAAGGTCAGTCGCATATGTAAAAAAAGAGCAAGGTTTAAATGGGTTCTTGAATTCTATCATAGATAACACCAACTTTGTTGTTGGAAAAGAGAGGAGATTTTTGCCCAATGCAGCCTCGCAGACGCTTAAAGTAAGGAAACATTTAAGAAAGCCTTATGTCCTGCTTAAAAGAGGCGTAGGGTATTTCAGGGCAATTTCAAGAAGGTAGTGCCCCTATAGTTCAGCCTGGATAGAAAAATTTAAATATAAGGGCACCACTCCAACATTATGAGGCTGCTTTTATCAAAAGATTCAAGAAAAAGGTTGTTTTATTTTTTAAAGAAAAAGCGCAATGCAAAAAATTTTTCAGATCTATCAAAGAAGATAAATGTTTCACTTAAAACACTAAAAAAATGGATGTATGCTGAACTTTATCTGCCCGATAAAATAATTCCTAACGATGTTGGTCCGTTGGAAATATTGGACAAACAAGAAAACAAGTGGGGAGCCATAAAGGGGGGTAAAACTGGAGGAAAAAGATGCGCCGAAGTTATGAAACACAGGCTTGGGAAAGAAGCATATTCTTATCTAATGGCACAAAGGGGTAAAAAAACGATCAATACGCTTTATAAAAGATATAAAAAAGAAGATTTAATGAAACTGATTTTTAATGGCAAAATGAAGAAACGAGAACTGCAAAGCAAGAAATTAGAGCAAGAAAACGATTCTTTTTTCACCAATAATAAGGTTATTTTTGATTTAGAAGAGGTCAATTATAGTAAAATTGATAGAGCCAAACATATTATGTTTCCAAAAGAAATGACAAAAGAACTTGCAGAAGAAATCGGCATACATCTAGGAGATGGCTGTATGTCATATAACAAAAATTATTTTTCAGTGAAAACCAACAAAAAAGAAGAAAGATATGTCACTGATTTTTTATTTCCACTATACAAAAAATTATACAATCTGGACCTAAAATTAATGCGATTAAGAAGTGTTTCGGGATTTGAAGTTTATTCAAAAGCTATTTGCGAATTTAAGAATAAAATTATTGGTCTGCCCTATGGAAAAAAAGTGGAAAGAATAGAGATACCCCAATCCGTGTTAGAGACAAAAAACAAAGAGGTATATCGCTCACTTATAAGAGGCTTATTCGACACTGACGGCAATGTATCGGTTATTAGAGGAAATTACCCGAGAATATCGATAACGATAAAGTCTAGAAAGTTAATTGAGAAATTAAATGATATATTAAGAAAAATGGGATTTATTCCCTATTCAAATAGCGAGTACTTATCATTAAATGGCCCAACAATGTTTAAAAAGTGGCTAAAAGAGATAAATTCAAATAATCCGAAAAATATCAACAAGCTAAATTGGGCGAATAGTTTAGTTGGATAGAATTCGGGTTTGCGGAACCCGAGACCGGGGTTCAAGTCCCCGTTCGCTCATTTTTATCATTAACGAAAGTGAGATAGCTTGTAGGGCGTTTGAAAGCGAATAACATTTAAATACATATGTGCATTAATAATTAAGGGGGCAATAATGAAGCTAGTTGCAATCGGCTATGACAATTTCCTTAAAAAAGATGTAAAGAAGATAAACTTTGAAAGCAGCGATCTCCCTAAAGTCCAGCTCTTCAATACAGCCGATGTAATAGCAGGCAATCCTAATTCCAACAT
It encodes:
- a CDS encoding IMP dehydrogenase, giving the protein MAKVSKKISESLSEYLVLPDWVKCKPADVSLQTKLGDSIELQYPYMTARMQCVVGPDMAVAAGRNGILTMIPKSLRDEDKQAILDENKNARLQKGDVEFQENPVVAMYDSTLEDVIKQVNRTGHSVIPIVDRKSKIYGVYIHDPDKPAVPPSTPIKEVMIPLRKSCSRGIPHLVNGENKCKIKEIISREDKKFLPIVDVVKGDKILNKIAFLQKYDTNFIGMSITTGKDCKKEIEKWGPYVDTLTIDSSNACFDDAIKILKYAKKRFPDKPFGVGNIVQGKHFLIFAEAGADYIFGGMGVGSICRTGSKRGNGRGQFTVAEELAEARDRYYKDKRRYVQLVIDGGIKTVLDMTVALAFADFIMMGNYFNRFYEAAGNKLGEDKNLTSEENSIKYVETWGEGHPKAWLLGMAGMGYAEAYDKTKLKNISKAVERYLHSSFASSTIEGVTGVVKYKGRLKPCVEYGARYIRTTIANAEAANLEEFRQLAVVEKASRKTLEDMYPHDILYEDKEEKET
- a CDS encoding adenylosuccinate synthetase, whose product is MPNTIVVGLQWGDEGKAKILDELVQEAKQINNKRIWVVRFQGGPNAGHTMYIPMPDGKLIRFVAHAAPSGLTSNSEIGIGPNVAFDPERFIKEVEEARSVFGYSAGIHISERTGILFDYHRKLDAWQESLRTGDSKIGTTGSGIGPFYMDNANRATRITFAEYVSDNFHDILSKVLEQKSYELVAARISSLVTGKYIDELIAVHDPIRKELRKCACELEYRLREALEKGENIILEGAQGSMLDIDMGTNPDQTSSHLLATDPLGGLGLPRKAFRIYGVEKLYPTRVGEGVMPTLAEDDFGIETQRNAGEAGATTGRKRRVGYPDWVIVKYAAMINDIDGIYLTRADNVQDKNIKVCTAYDANGKRTEKVPSKLETVNPIYSNKIYRWHLWDGPSDLSKPEEVDKALHDKRAAYVKGGCESLPKDLKEYIVDHERYIKNPIIGMSIGPARGEIVKL
- a CDS encoding nucleotidyltransferase domain-containing protein, producing MTKMKKNEMFSYIGDFLSVLYFKKDFLDKINNVILFGSVARKDFDKDSDIDLFIDVKNVGEIKKIEELVDSALNEFEIRAREVWHIRNIKNPIKCVIGALKDEKWRELKKEIQSYGIVLYGSFKSGYENLESHSLFEYSLKDFKQKDRVAFLRKLVGYKSSKKKKTYVHEGMIKKINGLKLENNNIIVPSKEAVVVQKFFTKKKVTPKITEIWVREK
- a CDS encoding DUF4416 family protein, whose amino-acid sequence is MKIITAHPAKLFIGIMFSDKKLYSNAVNDLKSRFGDIEAESHEYEFSKITDYYADEMGKRILKKFLVFKDKIDKNKLADIKLITTEIEKKYSKNNKRRINLDPGHLTSNALVLASFKKGTNYKEQISERVYAHKVLEFKEGKAIAFWHTFPDYRTKENQGFFIRLVF
- a CDS encoding GGDEF domain-containing protein; translated protein: MVLIDKEKKVISTIENILANYKADSFHRALDILTTSISLGMSQEGIDAINNLIVDHHKTSLKRQKTFEIENKVLKTAAFQDYLTGIPNRKYLNMYLDAVVKESEIIVAPVSLIAFDLDCFKLVNDIYGHKCGDLVLEKVKEILPNNLRGYDHVFLDKKLKRFSIDKKISMEAQTGREGGEEFYVVLPNTIFEEALIVGERLRFKTEQTFNGFFNSYEPIPTMEKREGMPQRLEGLTASIGVATTNTYYTPHGKRENILHDAKALKEAADLGNYLAKKDGRNRVRSVCSKN
- a CDS encoding PHP domain-containing protein, whose protein sequence is MLIKARVDFKKPNFKALKRKKFTAVDMHVHSRHSDGINKVKSILNRAKKLGIGIAITDHNEIKGSIEAHKSGKVLVIPGIETSSSEGIHALFYFYTIKDLKGFYNSVVLPNKVRRDFFLRIGIKDIVKASSEFKCIMAIAHPYAPGWTAMFNKVHSKIVNKKLINCFHAVEVLAASNLRKRNLKALDLAEKIKKPITAGSDAHTLRELGRSVAYVKKEQGLNGFLNSIIDNTNFVVGKERRFLPNAASQTLKVRKHLRKPYVLLKRGVGYFRAISRR